A region of Notolabrus celidotus isolate fNotCel1 chromosome 4, fNotCel1.pri, whole genome shotgun sequence DNA encodes the following proteins:
- the cd74b gene encoding CD74 molecule, major histocompatibility complex, class II invariant chain b translates to MSNPETQYQPLVGTPSQTAVNVPAQGGRPSRAYKMAGLTLLACVLIVGQAMIAYFLLSQKGDIKSLQEQNNNLQSQLSKGRSVSAPMRMQMPMNALTELVDFSEEKDSSTGTPEKTEGTECQQEAAGIKPVPVPGYRPICDERGLYQPQQCFMGKCWCVNPASGLQIPGSLKRGPANCGVNFLIGGHNRVLTLPVADAEE, encoded by the exons ATGTCTAACCCTGAGACTCAGTACCAGCCTCTCGTTGGAACTCCCAGCCAGACAGCCGTCAATGTCCCAGCACAGGG CGGTCGCCCCTCCCGGGCCTATAAGATGGCAGGTTTGACTCTGCTGGCCTGTGTCCTGATTGTGGGCCAGGCAATGATTGCGTACTTCCTCCTCAGCCAGAAAGGTGACATCAAATCTCTGCAGGAGCAGAACAACAACCTGCAGTCTCAGCTGTCGAAGGGGAGATCTG TTTCAGCTCCCATGCGCATGCAGATGCCCATGAATGCTTTGACTGAGCTGGTGGATTTCTCAGAGGAGAAG GATTCTTCCACTGGGACCCCAGAGAAAACTG AGGGTACTGAATGCCAGCAGGAGGCAGCTGGTATCAAACCTGTGCCTGTGCCTGGTTACCGACCCATCTGTGATGAGCGTGGTCTGTATCAGCCCCAGCAGTGCTTCATGGGTAAATGCTGGTGTGTGAACCCTGCCAGCGGCCTGCAGATCCCTGGATCACTGAAGCGTGGACCAGCCAACTGCGGTGTAAACTTCCTTATTG GCGGTCACAACAGAGTGTTGACTCTGCCAGTTGCTGACGCTGAGGAGTAA